TGAAGGGTTCCATCTTCCGACTAAACATCGAGGACTTCATCACGACCGGTACCGGCACCTACATCACCAATGTCGGCGATATGGTCTCGAAGGGTTACGAACTGGGCGGTGGCTGGCGCAGTGGTGCCTTCCGCGTCGGTGCCAGTGTGGCCCATGCCAAGCCCAAGCTGAATGGCTACGACCTCAGCGAAACCAACGATGGCCTCGGCGTATCGACCGGCCGTAGCTGGAGTTTCAATGCCGGCTACGACATTGCGGCGTGGAATCTCGATCTTGGCTGGACCAGCCGCCTGGTCGAGGAGCACAAGTACACCGATTTGACGAAGGTCGAAAAGTCGAAGGACGGCTACGCGGTGCATGACATCTACGCCAACTGGCTGCCGCTCGGCAAGGACCGTATGCGTGTCACCTTCAGCGTGCGCAACCTGTTCGACAAGTTCTACTACGATCAGGGGACCTACGCTTACCTGAGCAACACCGGCAGCACGGTTTATTACGGCTATGCCGAACCGGGCCGCGACGTTCGCCTCGACCTGAGCTGGAAGTTCTGACCCTTTCCAATAGTGACAGCCTCCGGCTTTGCAGCCGGGGGCTTTTGCATTTTTCGGCACGCTTAATGGGTATTTCCATGTCTTTACTTTCCGCTGACACGGCTCGCCTGTGCCTGCGCATCCTGGCCGCCGCGTTCGGCGGCTACGCCCTGTGCTGGGCGATTTTCTACTCGTTGTGCCGCTGGCTGCCTTATGAAAAGGCCACCGTCTGGTACCTGACCGGCCAGTTGGCGCCGCTGCCTTTTGTCGGCGTCCTGCTCTGGGCCTTCGTCAGCCGGTCGGTCTGGCGGGCGCTGGGCTGGCCGCTGCTCTGGGCGGCCGCCATTGCCTTGTTCGGGGGGCTGGCATGAATGCGCTCGGCAAGGCGCTGCTCGGGCTGCATGCCTGGGGCGGCATGGTCTTTTCGTGGTTGTTGGTGCCGATTTTCGTCGCCGGCAGCCTGGCTGTCTTCGAGCCGGAAATCAGCCACTGGATGCGGCCGGAAGTGAAATTTGCCGATTTTTCGCAGTCGACCGCAGCCATGCTCGGCGAGGCCCGCCTGCGCGAGGTCGGGGCCGACGCCGCCGTCTGGCGGCTGCGCCTGCCCAACGAGCGGGCGCCGAGCATTGGCATTGGCTGGGGCAAGAACCCGCGCGCCCTGCAGGAAGAAACCCTCGATGCGGTCAGCGGCCAGCCGCTGCAGATCCGGGCCACCAAGGGCGGCCATTTGTTCACCGACCTGCACGCCGAGTTGCTGCTCGACACGTCGGGCAAGTGGATTGTCGGCGCCATCGGCATCTTCATGCTGGCGGCGCTGGTTTCCGGTGTGCTGATCCATCACCGCATCCTGCGCGACTTCTTCACCCTGCGGCCGCGCGCCAACCGCCGCCGGGCCTGGCTCGACGTCCATAACCTGGTCGGTGTCGCGACCTTGCCCTTCCTGCTGATGATCACCTACACCGGCGTTGTCATCCTCGCCGAAGCCTTCATGCCGGCCGCCACCTACGCGCTCTACGAGGGCAAGCCGCGCGCCAACCGGGCCGAGGTGCTGAAATCCTTCGAGCGCAAGGCGAGCGGCGAAGCGGGCCGGTTGCGGCCGTTGGCCGAACACCTTGCTGCCGCCGAGCGCGAACTGGGGGCGGGCACGATCAGCAACCTGCTGATCCGCAACCCCGCCGACCGCAACGGCCTGGTCCAAGCTTATCGCCATGTCAATGACCGGCTGTCGGCGGTGGCCGACCATGTCACCTTCGATGCGGTGAGCGGAGAAGTGTTCGGCAAGCAGGTGGACTGGAACCCGATGGCCTACGCCTACCGGGCGCAGGTCGGCCTGCATGTCGTGCATTTCGGTGGCTCGGCGCTGCGCTGGCTGTATTTCGTTTCCGGCCTGCTCGGCGCGGCGATGATGGCGGCCGGCACCGTACTTTTCCTGCGCAAGCGCCGCCAGCGGCATGGCGCCGAGCCCAGCCAGCGCTGGCTGGAAGCATTCGGTATCGCCTCGGTCAGCGGCGGCCTGCTCGCCTGTCTCGGCTATTTCTGGAGCAACCGGCTGCTGCCGGTGGCGCTGGATGGCCGGGCCGGCTACGAAGTGGCCGCCTTTTTCGCCGTCTGGATTGCGGCGCTGGCCCATGCCGGCTGGCGCGGCCGGGCGGCGTGGTGCGAGCAGTTCATGCTGGCCGGCCTGCTCGCTGTGCTGATCCTGCCGCTTGACCAGTTCACCGGCGGTGGGCCGGATGTCATGCGCCAGGGCTTCGATCTGGCCGCCGTGCTGCTCGGCGGCTTGTTGCTGATGATCGGCTGGCGCTTTTTCGGATGGGAGACCGAGCGATGATGCTGCTGTTTGTGCTGGCCTTGTTGCTGATCGTCGCCGGCATGGCCGGTCTGGCGCTCGGCATGGCGAGGCATTTCCAGGAAGTCTTCCGGCATCCGCCGGCGGCCGGTGTGCTGCACTGGTGGCGCGGCGCCGGCAGGGTGCTGCTCGGCCTGGCCCTGCTGCCCTGCATCGCCGGCTGGGGCGTGGCGATTGGCATCGTGCTGTGGAGTGGCCTGCTGGCCGCCGGGGTGATCGCGGTGGCGCTCTATCTGGCGCAGGGGCGCTGAATGGCGGTCTCGCTACTGGACGCTTACTGCGGTCGACCTCTCCAAAAACTCGAAAACGGCCAGGCAGGTTTTCGGGTAAGTTGATTTCCCAGGGCTGGGTGCTCACGGTTTTGATAGCATTTTTATACCCGGTTTCATAGCATTCCGGGTTATGCGCAACATCAAGCAATGGATGCCGGCAGTGGGCTATTCGTGGGCCGTTCTGGGAACGGCACTCGGCAGCCTGTTGCTCAGCCCCCTGCACAATCTCGTCGATCTGTCGAACGTGGCACTGCTCTACGTTCTGGCCGTCGTGCTGGTGGCGGTCACTTACGGCCGCGGGCCCGCGGTACTCAGCGCACTGTTCAGCTCGTTGTGCTACGCCTACTTTTTTGTCCCGCCGCATTTCTCGCTGGCGATCACCGAAGCCCAATATTTGCTGGCAACCGTCATCATGCTGGGTGTTGCCTTGATGGTTGGCCACCTGACGTCGCGCTTGAAGCGGCACGCCGATTACGCCGATCAGAAGTCCACGGAGAGCACCAAGCTCTACGAGTTGTCCCAGGCGTTGGCCAGTGCGACGACACCGGATTCGGTCATTGCGCTGGCTGGCCGGTTTTTTATCGATGCCCGCCTGGCACGGCAGGTCAGGGTGTTTTTGCCGGACGAATTCGAGGCTGCGGAAGACCCGGTGACTCCGGCTTTGTTGAAAAAGTGCGTGGATTATGGCCAGCTGCTTTCACGTCCGCTCGGGGCCGGGCATTTTTATGCCGTGATGCCGTTGACCGCAGCAAGTGGGGTTCAGGGTGTATTGGGTCTGGAGGTCGAGGCCCAGGTGCTCGGTTCGGAACAAGCCGTCGAATATATTGAAACGGTGGCATCGGTTATCGCCGTTGCGATGGAGCGATCGTTCTTTGCCGCCAAGGCGCGCGAAACCGAAATCAAGCACGCGGCCGAGGCATTGCGCAGCTCGATACTTTCGGCCTTGTCGCATGATTTGCGCACGCCGCTGACCGCGCTGGTCGGCATGGCTGAAGCGCTTGCCCTCGGTAAAGCCCCGGTCGAACGCCAGAAGCCCTTGCTCGAAGCGATCCGCAATCAGGCACTGTCGATCAGCCAGCAGATGACCAATCTGCTCGATATGGCCAAGCTCAGTGCCGGCAAATTCGAGCTCAATTCCGACTGGCAACCGATTGAAGAGGTGCTTGGGGCGACCCTGCAACAGGCGGAGTTTCAGTGGCCCAGCCGGAAAATCCGGGTGAGCATGGAGCCGGACCTGCCGCCGGTGAATATCGATGCGGTGCTCATTGAGCGCGTTTTGTGGAATCTGGTCGAGAACGCAATCAAGTATTCACCGGACCACGCCGAGATCGAAATAGGGGTCAAACGCAGCGATGAGCATATCGAGATCAACGTCTGCGACCACGGCTCGGGCATCGATTTGAGTCGACGGGAAGCGTTGTTCGAAGTCTTCCAGCGCGGCAAGGTCGAGTCCGAAGTGCCGGGCGTCGGTTTGGGGCTTTCGATTGCCAAGACCATTGTCGAAGCGCATGGCGGCAGGATTTCGGCACGTAACCGGAACGGCAGGGGAAGTTGTTTCCAGATTCAGCTGCCGCTCGGGAATCCTCCCGTTTTTGATGAAATGGACGACAGGGAATGAGCGAAATGGAAACCATCCTGATCGTCGAGGACGAACAGCAAATCCGAGAAGCCGTGGCCATGGCACTGGAGAGCGAAGGATTCCATGTGCGCCAGGCCGGAAGCGCCAGCCACGCAGCAGTGCAGGCGGCGACGCACAAGCACCAGCTGGTCATCCTCGACCTGGGGTTGCCGGACCGCGATGGCGTCGAATTCATTCGCGATTACCGGGCATGGTCGTCCACCCCCATCCTGATCCTCTCTGCGCGCAGCGAAGAGCGCAGCAAGGTCGATGCGCTGGATGCCGGCGCCGATGATTATCTGACCAAGCCTTTCGGCATTGCCGAATTGCTTGCGCGAGTTCGAGCCCTGCTACGCCGCCGCCAGTTCTCGCCCAACGATGAGCCGCAGGCCACGTTGCTGTTCGGTGAATACACGATTGATTGCGTCAATCGTAGCGTCACCCGGCATGGCCAGGCGATCCATCTTTCGCAGATCGAATATCGCTTGCTCGCCTTCTTCGCGGCCAATCCCGGCCGCGTCCTGACCCACCGCCACCTCCTGTCGCAAGTCTGGGGCGGGCAGGCGGTCGAAAACCCCCAGTACCTTCGCGTTTATGTCGGGCACCTGCGGCAGAAAATCGAAGACAACCCCACTCAGCCTCGCCACATCCTGACCGAAATTGGCGTTGGCTACCGTTTCCAACCCTGATTGCTTTCTTTCATTGAAATATTGTCATGAGCGCCTATTCCACCGAAACAGTCCTGTCCGTTCACCACTGGAACGACACCCTTTTCAGCTTCCGTTGCACGCGCGGTTCCAGCTTGCGCTTTACCAGTGGCCAATTCGTCATGATCGGGCTGGAGGTT
The sequence above is drawn from the Dechloromonas sp. TW-R-39-2 genome and encodes:
- a CDS encoding response regulator; translation: MSEMETILIVEDEQQIREAVAMALESEGFHVRQAGSASHAAVQAATHKHQLVILDLGLPDRDGVEFIRDYRAWSSTPILILSARSEERSKVDALDAGADDYLTKPFGIAELLARVRALLRRRQFSPNDEPQATLLFGEYTIDCVNRSVTRHGQAIHLSQIEYRLLAFFAANPGRVLTHRHLLSQVWGGQAVENPQYLRVYVGHLRQKIEDNPTQPRHILTEIGVGYRFQP
- a CDS encoding DUF3325 domain-containing protein; amino-acid sequence: MGDRAMMLLFVLALLLIVAGMAGLALGMARHFQEVFRHPPAAGVLHWWRGAGRVLLGLALLPCIAGWGVAIGIVLWSGLLAAGVIAVALYLAQGR
- a CDS encoding DUF4118 domain-containing protein — encoded protein: MRNIKQWMPAVGYSWAVLGTALGSLLLSPLHNLVDLSNVALLYVLAVVLVAVTYGRGPAVLSALFSSLCYAYFFVPPHFSLAITEAQYLLATVIMLGVALMVGHLTSRLKRHADYADQKSTESTKLYELSQALASATTPDSVIALAGRFFIDARLARQVRVFLPDEFEAAEDPVTPALLKKCVDYGQLLSRPLGAGHFYAVMPLTAASGVQGVLGLEVEAQVLGSEQAVEYIETVASVIAVAMERSFFAAKARETEIKHAAEALRSSILSALSHDLRTPLTALVGMAEALALGKAPVERQKPLLEAIRNQALSISQQMTNLLDMAKLSAGKFELNSDWQPIEEVLGATLQQAEFQWPSRKIRVSMEPDLPPVNIDAVLIERVLWNLVENAIKYSPDHAEIEIGVKRSDEHIEINVCDHGSGIDLSRREALFEVFQRGKVESEVPGVGLGLSIAKTIVEAHGGRISARNRNGRGSCFQIQLPLGNPPVFDEMDDRE
- a CDS encoding PepSY domain-containing protein, whose protein sequence is MNALGKALLGLHAWGGMVFSWLLVPIFVAGSLAVFEPEISHWMRPEVKFADFSQSTAAMLGEARLREVGADAAVWRLRLPNERAPSIGIGWGKNPRALQEETLDAVSGQPLQIRATKGGHLFTDLHAELLLDTSGKWIVGAIGIFMLAALVSGVLIHHRILRDFFTLRPRANRRRAWLDVHNLVGVATLPFLLMITYTGVVILAEAFMPAATYALYEGKPRANRAEVLKSFERKASGEAGRLRPLAEHLAAAERELGAGTISNLLIRNPADRNGLVQAYRHVNDRLSAVADHVTFDAVSGEVFGKQVDWNPMAYAYRAQVGLHVVHFGGSALRWLYFVSGLLGAAMMAAGTVLFLRKRRQRHGAEPSQRWLEAFGIASVSGGLLACLGYFWSNRLLPVALDGRAGYEVAAFFAVWIAALAHAGWRGRAAWCEQFMLAGLLAVLILPLDQFTGGGPDVMRQGFDLAAVLLGGLLLMIGWRFFGWETER